Proteins encoded by one window of Cylindrospermum stagnale PCC 7417:
- a CDS encoding homocysteine biosynthesis protein: MRTIAEINEKISRKRAVVLTAEELKARVAEIGVTKTAKEVDVITTGTFEPMESSGAIINLGHTDPPIKIRRCWLDGVPAYPGFGAVDLYLGASCPVEVMDGEEVRERGGGHVIEDLIAGKPVSVRALGQVTDCYPRASFETTVSKETINQFYLFNPRNLYQNFIVGVNGGDRTLFTYLGPLQPRVGNAVYSNPGAISPLLNDPDLQLVGIGTRIFLGGGVGYVAWEGTQHFPLQKRLANHTPIGPAATLALIGDAKQMDARWVRGCYFKSYGPSLMLGVGVPLPVLNEAVVERCAVLDKDLVAPIVDFSIPRRVRPTFGLVSYAQLKSGRITIEGKTVRVAPLASLFLSRQVALELKQWIEAGTFTLTEAVAPIPMERSFLPQDRWTDF, encoded by the coding sequence ATGCGAACAATTGCGGAAATTAATGAAAAAATCAGCCGTAAACGTGCGGTGGTGTTGACGGCTGAAGAGTTAAAAGCACGAGTTGCCGAAATTGGTGTTACTAAAACGGCCAAAGAAGTCGATGTGATTACCACCGGCACTTTTGAGCCGATGGAGTCAAGTGGGGCAATTATTAATCTCGGACACACTGATCCACCGATTAAAATTCGCCGCTGCTGGTTGGATGGTGTGCCAGCATACCCTGGCTTTGGGGCGGTGGATTTATACTTGGGTGCTAGTTGTCCCGTGGAGGTGATGGATGGGGAAGAAGTGCGGGAACGTGGCGGTGGTCATGTCATAGAAGATTTGATTGCGGGGAAACCTGTATCAGTACGGGCGTTAGGACAGGTTACAGATTGTTATCCACGGGCGAGTTTTGAAACCACAGTTAGCAAGGAAACGATAAATCAGTTTTATTTATTTAATCCGCGCAATCTTTACCAAAATTTTATTGTGGGGGTGAATGGAGGCGATCGCACTCTTTTCACCTATCTCGGCCCTTTACAACCCCGTGTGGGGAATGCGGTTTACTCTAACCCCGGTGCAATTTCTCCCCTACTTAATGACCCAGATTTGCAACTCGTCGGCATTGGGACAAGGATTTTTTTAGGCGGCGGTGTTGGTTATGTTGCTTGGGAAGGCACCCAGCACTTCCCCTTACAAAAACGTTTAGCGAACCATACACCGATTGGCCCGGCTGCCACCTTGGCTTTAATTGGTGATGCCAAGCAAATGGATGCTCGATGGGTGCGGGGTTGTTACTTTAAAAGCTATGGCCCTTCGTTAATGTTGGGCGTAGGTGTACCACTTCCTGTATTAAATGAAGCAGTAGTTGAACGTTGTGCTGTACTAGATAAGGATTTAGTCGCGCCGATCGTAGACTTTTCTATTCCCCGGCGCGTTCGTCCTACATTTGGTTTGGTGAGTTACGCCCAACTTAAATCTGGACGGATCACCATTGAGGGTAAAACAGTGCGAGTCGCCCCTTTAGCCAGTTTATTTCTTTCGAGGCAAGTCGCCCTAGAGTTGAAACAATGGATTGAAGCAGGCACGTTTACCCTCACAGAAGCAGTTGCGCCAATTCCAATGGAGCGTTCTTTTTTACCCCAAGACCGCTGGACAGATTTTTGA